In one Shinella zoogloeoides genomic region, the following are encoded:
- a CDS encoding MFS transporter, whose amino-acid sequence MLASLVSILSLMLSTLLMMVAFGLQSYVVPVRAVAEGWSTQTISMIATGYTIGFTLSCIVTPKFILLVGHVRVFVALITLLAVGILLCALVVDWRAWMLFRAISGFAISGSYLIIESWLNERVTNENRGSVFSIYLITTMVGTIGGQYLVPLGDPSNTTLFILCGIIFSIALLPTALTSSPLPAPPTQARFNVPKLYRRSPVAVVGAFLAGALSGAWLNLGGVFTQRTGLSTAEGATLLACVLLGSALSQIPIGRASDRMDRRLVMVACGIVGTVSCLVMALVSGGPPVLLYVVAAFVGSVIFPIYALNVAHANDRAQPDEYVEVSSGMMIVYGFGTISGPLMVGPIMDRFGPGALFMVLAVYFLLYGAYAAWRISRREDADGLVSKTDYQAMAVQPLGADAAAAALQPDAVSEDLVEDTTTPEWRQP is encoded by the coding sequence ATGCTGGCGAGCCTTGTGTCGATCCTCAGCCTGATGCTGTCCACCCTTCTGATGATGGTGGCCTTCGGCCTGCAAAGCTATGTCGTGCCGGTGCGCGCGGTCGCGGAGGGATGGTCGACGCAGACGATCTCGATGATCGCGACCGGCTATACGATAGGCTTCACGCTGTCGTGCATCGTCACCCCGAAATTCATTCTGCTCGTCGGACATGTACGCGTCTTCGTGGCGCTGATCACGCTGCTTGCCGTCGGCATCCTTCTCTGCGCCCTCGTCGTCGACTGGCGCGCCTGGATGCTGTTCCGCGCCATATCGGGCTTTGCCATTTCCGGCAGCTACCTCATCATCGAGAGCTGGCTGAACGAGCGCGTCACCAACGAAAACCGCGGCTCGGTCTTCTCCATCTACCTGATCACCACGATGGTCGGCACCATCGGCGGGCAGTATCTCGTCCCGCTCGGCGATCCGTCCAACACCACGCTCTTCATCCTGTGCGGCATTATCTTCTCCATCGCCCTGCTGCCGACCGCGCTGACCTCCTCGCCGCTGCCGGCGCCGCCGACGCAGGCGCGCTTCAACGTGCCGAAGCTCTACCGGCGCTCACCGGTCGCCGTCGTCGGCGCGTTCCTTGCCGGCGCGCTCTCCGGCGCTTGGCTTAACCTCGGCGGCGTGTTCACCCAGCGCACCGGGCTTTCGACAGCGGAAGGCGCGACGCTGCTCGCCTGCGTCCTCCTCGGCAGCGCCCTTTCGCAAATCCCGATCGGCCGCGCCTCGGACCGCATGGACCGCCGGCTCGTCATGGTCGCCTGCGGCATCGTCGGGACCGTCTCCTGCCTCGTCATGGCGCTGGTCTCCGGCGGGCCGCCAGTGCTGCTCTACGTCGTCGCGGCTTTCGTCGGCTCGGTCATCTTCCCCATCTATGCGCTGAACGTGGCGCATGCCAACGACCGCGCGCAGCCGGACGAATATGTCGAGGTCTCCTCCGGCATGATGATCGTCTACGGGTTCGGGACGATCTCCGGCCCGCTGATGGTCGGCCCGATCATGGACCGCTTCGGCCCCGGCGCGCTGTTCATGGTGCTGGCGGTCTATTTCCTGCTCTACGGCGCCTATGCCGCCTGGCGCATCAGCCGCCGCGAGGATGCCGACGGGCTCGTCAGCAAGACGGACTACCAGGCGATGGCCGTGCAGCCGCTCGGCGCGGATGCGGCCGCCGCGGCGCTCCAGCCGGATGCCGTCTCCGAAGATCTCGTCGAGGACACGACGACGCCGGAATGGCGTCAGCCCTGA
- a CDS encoding uracil-DNA glycosylase family protein → MNAARDLHPEQLRALLHFYADAGVDWLLEEEPVDRIAEFEAMRAARGASAPRETAPVPQQQLGRQAPARQEQPRPALPAPMPNVAIPDSQAVAEAESAAAGARTLEDLRTAMEAFNGCNLKTSARCLVFAEGNAKPSVMVVGAMPNADDDRDGLPFSGRQGAMLDRMLAGIGLARADLMLTNVVPWRPPGNRPPSQREADICRPFIERQIALAEPNHLLILGNFAARFLLRSNDTIHQLRGEWREIDVSGRKVPAFATLHPQDLMTSPISKRLAWQDLLAFRAGLGG, encoded by the coding sequence ATGAACGCCGCCAGAGACCTCCACCCCGAGCAATTGAGAGCGCTTCTGCATTTCTATGCGGATGCGGGCGTGGACTGGCTGCTGGAAGAAGAACCGGTCGACCGCATCGCCGAATTCGAGGCGATGCGCGCGGCGCGCGGCGCTTCGGCGCCGCGGGAGACCGCGCCCGTGCCGCAGCAGCAGCTAGGCCGCCAGGCGCCGGCACGGCAGGAGCAGCCGCGTCCCGCACTCCCTGCCCCGATGCCGAACGTGGCGATCCCCGACAGCCAGGCGGTGGCTGAAGCCGAATCCGCCGCCGCCGGCGCCCGCACGCTGGAGGATCTGCGCACGGCCATGGAGGCCTTCAACGGCTGCAACCTGAAGACCAGCGCCCGCTGCCTCGTCTTTGCCGAGGGCAATGCGAAACCCTCCGTCATGGTGGTCGGCGCCATGCCGAATGCCGACGACGACCGCGACGGCCTGCCCTTTTCCGGCCGGCAGGGCGCGATGCTCGACCGCATGCTCGCCGGCATCGGGCTCGCCCGCGCCGATCTCATGCTGACCAACGTCGTGCCGTGGCGGCCGCCGGGCAATCGTCCGCCGTCGCAGCGCGAGGCCGACATCTGCCGGCCCTTCATCGAGCGGCAGATCGCGCTGGCGGAGCCGAATCACCTGCTGATTCTCGGCAATTTCGCCGCGCGATTCCTGTTGCGCTCCAACGACACGATCCACCAGTTGCGCGGGGAATGGCGGGAAATCGACGTTTCAGGGCGCAAGGTGCCGGCTTTTGCGACGCTTCATCCGCAGGACCTGATGACATCGCCGATCAGCAAGCGGCTCGCCTGGCAGGACCTGCTCGCTTTTCGTGCAGGGCTCGGCGGCTAG